Sequence from the Rhodococcus jostii RHA1 genome:
CCTCCACGGCGGGCCCGGGGGCGGCACCGATCCTGCGCAACGACAGTTCTTCGACCCGCAGGTGTACCGGATCGTGCTCCTCGACCAGCGCGGATGCGGACGTTCCACACCCCACGTCGCCGACGGGGCGGATCTGTCGGTCAACACCACCGGCCGTCTCCTCGGCGATGTGGAGTTGCTGCGCGCCCATCTCGGCATCGACCGGTGGCAGGTCTTCGGCGGGTCGTGGGGCTCCACACTGGCTCTCGCCTACGCCCAGAAGCATCCCGACCGGGTCACCGAACTGGTGCTGCGGGGGATCTTCCTGCTGCGCCGCAGCGAGATCGACTGGTACTACAACGGCGGCGCCGGACACCTGTTCCCCGAACTGTGGGAGGAGTTCCTGGCTCCGGTCCCGGAACCGGAGCGGGGTGGCGACCTCGTCGAGGCCTACCACCGGCTCCTGCAGTCCGACGATCCCGACGTCGCGACGCGGGCCGCGGTCGCGTGGTCCACGTGGGAGGGCGCGACGAGTTCGCTGCTCCCCAAACCGGAACGGGTGGTGGAGACGTCCCAGCCGAGGTTCGCGCTGGCCTTCGCCCGCATCGAGAACCACTACTTCCACAACCGCGGCTTCCTGGACGAGGGTCAGCTTCTCCGGGACGCCGCCGCACTGGACGGCATTCCGGGCGTGATCGTGCAGGGACGCTACGACGTGGTGTGCCCGGCGACCAGTGCGTGGGCGCTTCACCGGGCCTGGCCGGATTCGCGGCTCGAGATCGTCGACGACGCCGGACACTCCGCGATGGAGCCGGGCATCGTGCATCACCTCGTCGAGGCAACGGACCGGTTCCGCGACTGACCCGCTATGCGGGGTAACCGAACTCGACGGTCCGCTTCGCGACGTCGGCAGAGACGAGCCTGATCTTCACCTGTTCGCCCTCGGCCGGGTCGCCCACGCATTTCGCCATCACGGATACGGACGGGACGAACACGTCCGCGGTGCGCTTGCCGTTCCGTGACCGCAGCACGGTCGCGTCGAACGTCTCCCCCACCCGGTCGGCGAGCACGGTCGCTTCGGTGAGGTCGATGCAGGCACGGTCGATCTTGCTCGCGAGAGAATCCGAGCCGACCATGATCTCGGGCATCGAGCCCAGCGCTTCCCGCGCCCAGGACGGCACCGGTGTTCCCGCGGTGGCGGCGAGGCACACCTCCGTGGAATACCGGTCCGAGAGCCGGCGCAACGGCGCGGTCACGTGGGCGTACGGGGCGCCGATGGCGGCGTGCGTCGTCAATTCGGGCAGGGCGCCGTCGAACGCCGCGTAGTCGGCGCCCCGCAGCAGTGACGGCGCCTCGGTCATCAGCACCAGCGTCGACGCCGAATTCGGATCGAGCCGCGCCAGGAGTTCACCTACCCCGACGCTCTGCGGCCAGTCGATCCCCAACGCCGACGCCGTGCGTCGCAGCGCCTCGACCGCGTCCGGCCCGGCGGGCGGCAGGGTGCGGAGCAACCCGACCTTCGCGTCGAGCATCATGGCCGCGGCGCACATTCCGGTGAGGAGCGAGATCTCGGCGTTCCAGTCGTCGGCCTCGGTGCGGGGCGCGAGGTCGACGCGCCAGCCGTCCCCGTCCGGCACCACTTCCTGCTCGGGGAGCCGGAGTTCGATCGCGCCGCGCGCCACCGCCGCCGCGGTGCGGAGCCGGCCGAACTCCGGCAGCGACGCGATCGACGGATGCAGTCGTCCCGCCTCCGCATCGGCCTGCACACCGGCGTAGTCCAGCCGTGCCACGGAACGGACCGTGGCACGGGACACCGTGCAGGACACCGGTTCGGCCGACTCGTCGAGTTCGATCCGCCACACCACCGCCGGGCGGTCCTCGTCCGGAAGGAGACTCGCGGATCCTTCGGAGAGCTCCTTCGGGTGCAGCGGCACCTTGCCGTCGGGCAGGTAGAACGTCTGCCCGCGTTTGCGGGTCTCCACATCGAGCACCCCACCGGGCTCCACGACCGCGCCGACGTCCGCGATCGCGTAGTGCAGGACGAATCCGCCGTGTGTCCGCTCCAGATGCAGCGCCTGATCGAGATCCAGGGAATCGGGCGGATCGATGGTGACGAACGCCAGATCGGTGCGGTCCTCCCGCTCGGACGCGTACCGATCGGATGCCGCCCGCGCCTGCGCGACCGCCGCGGGCGGATACCCCTCCGGCAGGTGGAATTCGGTGCGCACGGTGCCGAAATCGATTCCGCGCGCAACGAAACGACTCATCGGCACCTCACACACACCCTTTCCGCAACGCTAGTTGTTCCACTCCTCGTCTGCCCGGTCCGCCGCCTTGTTCCGCTCCGCGGCGATCTGCAGCGCCTTTTCGGCGGACGCGCGGTCGGGGTACGGCCCCATCCGGGACATCGACGATGCCGCCTTCCCCTGCGTGACCGTGCCGTCGTCGACGTTGTAGTACCAGAGATGATCTTCGTCAGTCATTCCCTCAGTGTGGCACCGGTGGGACGTGTGGGGTTGTGGATCACGCTCAGACTGTTACCCTCGGAGACCTGTCCGGTGATACGGTCCCCGGCGCCGGTCAGTGCGGTGCCGATGGCTCGCCTTTCCGGCGCAGTGCCCGAACAGAGAATGGAGCGAGCATGTCAACGATCATTTTTGATCAGCTACTTCCCTACCTCGGTGCCGAAGGCGCCACCTACTGGGCCCAACTGCTGATGGTCGATCCCGTCTGACGGCTATCGATCAGTCGATACCTCGAAGCCCCCGCCGGACGTGTCCGGCGGGGGCTTCGCTGTGAAGGGGCAGGCACGCCCGCGACACATTCGTGACGTTGGTCCGAACGCTTCGCCCTGCCCCGGGGACTGCACGTCTCTAGGCTGATCTGATGGCAGTGAATCCAGCGATCGAGGGTCGTGTCTACCCACCGACCGAGCCCTACCTCGTCGGCCGCGAGAAGATCAGGGAATTCGCCCGCGCCGTCTTCGCCACCAACCCGACGTCGTTCGACGTCGACAGTGCCCGCGCCGCCGGTCACGCCGATCTCGTTGCCCCGCCCACGTTTCCCGTCATCGTGCAGGAACGTGCACTGGCGCAGCTCGTCGCGGATCCGACGTCGGGAATCGAGCCCGTCAACCTGGTGCACAGCACCGAGCACGCCACGTCCGTCCGCCCGGTCGTGGCGGGCGACGAACTCTCCGCGATACTTACCGTCACGAACGTGACGTCGCGCGGCCCGCACACACTGCTCGTCGCCGACATCGAGATCCTCGACGCCACAGGCGATCACGTGAGCACCATGACGTCGACCCTGTTCGTCAGGGGGGAGGAATGACGTCCCCGGGGCGAATCATGCTCGGCGACACCGTCGCCAAGTCCCGATATACCGTGACCCGCGAATCCCTGGTCCGCTATGCCGGGGCGTCCGGCGACTTCAACTCCATTCACTACCGGGACGACGTCGCGGACGCCGTGGGCCTGCCGGGCGTGCTGGCGCACGGCATGCTGACGCTGGGACTGGCGACGCAGTGCGTCGTCGACTGGCTCGGCGACCCGGCACGCGTCACCGGATACCGCGCCCGCTTCACCAAGCCGGTGATCGTCGCCCCGGACGAGGGCGCGGTCGTCGAGGTCGTCGCGAAGGCCGCGCAGGTCGACGAGGCCGCGGGCACCGCCCGGATCGACCTGACGGTGACCTTCGACGGACACGCGGTGCTCGGCAAGTCGCAGGTGTGGATTTCACTGCGCTGAGCGCGCCCGACATACTGACCCCATGATCGGTGTCGTGGTGACCGCGTTCGCGGTGCTCGGGCTCCTGACCGTCATTCCCGGCCCGGACATGGCGGTGGTGACGCGCGCGGGCCTGTCCGGTGGATGCGGCGCCGCGCTGCGGGCGACATTCGGTGTGGTCGCCGGGTTGACGGTGTGGGGCGCGCTGACCGTCGTCGGGCTCGGAGCGGTGCTCGCCGCCTCCGCGGAGGCGTACACCGTCGTGAAGATCGTCGGCGGGATGTACCTGGTGTATCTGGGGCTCTCCACCCTCTGGCGCAGCCGGTCGCGACGACGCACCGCCGCGGTCGAACCGGCACCTGTTCCGTCGCCGGGATCGAGTTGGCGGGCCGGGTTCCTGACGAACCTCCTGAACCCCAAGATCGCGGTGTTCTACACCGGCCTGCTCCCGCAACTCGTTCCGCCCGGGTGGCCGACCGCCCCGACCCTGGCGTTGCTCGTGCTCGTTCACGGGCTCCTCGGGATCGTCTGGCTCGGCGCGTACAGCCTCCTGCTGACCCGGGCGCGCACCACGCTGGAGAAGCCGTCGGTGCGACGGGTCCTGGATCGGATCACCGGAACGGTCCTGTTCGGTTTCGGTGCCGGCGTCGTCGCCGAGGCGCGGTAGGACCGAGGTCAGTTCCGGGAGTCGCCGGCACTCGCCGAACTGCCGCCGAGCAGAATCGTGCTGATCAGATTCGGGTCGTCGGTCATCGGGACGTGCCCGATGCCGGGCAGGACCAGTATCTGCGCCTGCGGGAAGAAGCGGCGCACGCGTCGTGCCTGATACACCGGCAGAATCAGGTCGCGCCGCCCCCACGCCACGGTGACGGGAACCGTCGCGTCGACGACCGGCGGGAGATCGAACTTTGCTGTCATCCCCTTGTCGACCAGGGCATTCGTAGTGAGCGAGTGCGTGTCGATCACGGCGTCCTCGTACGGCACCCGGCTGGGCCGGGCAAAGAAGGCGGCGAGCGAGGGATAGCGGACGGCCTTGTATCGCAAAGCCTTCGGAGCGTTCGGACCCATCGCCCGGGCGAGTCCGCGCAGGGCGCGGAACGTGTAGATGGTGCGTGCTTGATCGGCATGGTTGACGAAGAAGCCGGCCGGTGAGAGCGCCGTGGCCGAGGCGACCTCGCCCCGGGCCGCCAGAGCGAGGGACAGCCAGCCTCCGAGCGAGTTCCCCGCTACGTGCGGGCGTTCCCCGGCCGGCGTCACCGAGCGGACGAACCCGCTCAGTTCCTCGAGGAGTTGATCCATCATGTCCGGGCCGTCGTCGAGTGCGGCCGATTCTCCGTGCCCCGGAAGGTCGACGGTGACCACCCGGCGGTAGGGCGTCAACTGGTCCAGGAGGGCGTTCCAGGCCTGCCGGCGATGCACCACCCCGTGCACGAGTACGAGGGTGGGGCCGGAGCCGGCGATGTCGTGAGGCAAGTCCATGGACAGATGTTACCGCTATCACGAGTAACATCTACTGCCAGCCGATAGTGGGGCCCGTCGCCCACGGATGTGGGCGACGGGCCCCGACATCGACCCCGATTCGGGTCGGTCGGGCCGATGCGGGAAAGATGGTAACCGGTCTGTTTGTTATTCGCCAGTCGGGGCCGTGACCTCGCCGATTGGTACAAGGGTGAGGCGAACGAGTTGGCGTGTAAGCCGGATCCTGTCCCCGGGCGCCGAAGCGCCGGGTGGCGACCATCCATCTGGGCACACCGTCGCCGGGTACCTCGAGCGGTTCACCCGCAGGCTCGGGCGAGCAGCCCTCGAACACCTGCGCAGCCGCACCGGGATCCCGGAGGAACCGGTGCGGCCTTCAACCTTGCTCCGGGCGGGGTTTACCTAGCCACCCCGGTCACCCGGGGTGCTGGTGCGCTCTTACCGCACCGTTTCACCCTGACCGACGCCACACCCCGGAGGATGTGGCATCGGCGGTCTGTTTTCTGTGGCACTGTCCCGCGAGTCACCTCGGGTTGCCGTTAACAACCGCCCTGCTCTGTGGAGTCCGGACTTTCCTCGACTCAGGGCCTGTGCACTGAAGTGCTGGTTCCCTGTGCCGCGGTCGCCCGGCCAACTCGTCCGCGCGATCAGCCTACAGTCCGTGCGAACGTGTCATGTCGCCGCACTATGGTCTGTTCATGACCCGATACGCCGCCCTCCTGCGCGGCATCAACGTGGGCGGCATCAACATCAAGATGGCCGACCTCCGCAGCACCTTCGTCGATCTCGGATTCGAGAACGTGAAGACCGTTCTCGCGTCGGGCAACGTGCTCTTCGACTCCGACCGCGGCGACGCCCCCGCCCTGAAGAGGGAGATCGAAGCCGCGCTGCGTGCCGAATTCCACTACGAAGCCTGGGTTTTCGTCCTCGACCTCGACACGGTCCGGAAGATCGTCGAGGACTACCCATTCGACCCCGAGAGAGAAGGCTGGCACCCATACGTGCTGGTGACGCCCGAACCCGACGTCCTGGACACACTTCTGAGCATCCGGGACGAGCTGGATCCGGAGGTCGAACGGGTGCAGGCCGGCGACGGCGTCCTGTACTGGGAAGTCGAACGGGGCATGACGCTGAAGAGCAGGTTCGGCAGGAGCACCGGCGCTCCCAAGCTCAAGGCGTTCACCACGACCCGGAATCTGCGCACCCTCCACAAGCTCCTGAAGTGACCCCTCGGTGACAGTTCTGGCGGTGGCGCTCGTCGCCGGAGTCCTCGTCTTCGCGGTCGTGCGCCCACGCAGGCTGCCCGAGATCGTCGCGGCCGCACCGGCTGCGGTCGTCGTCCTGGCCACCGGTCTGGTGACGCCGTCGGACGCCTGGGACGAAGTGTCGGAGATGGCCCCCACCGTCGGGTTCCTGGCGGCGATCCTCGTGCTCGCGCACCTCGCGGACGCCATGGGTGTGTTCACCTGGATCGCGGGCCGGTTGCGCCGGGGGGCGCGGGGGGATCCGAAGAGGTTGCTGACACTCGTGTTCGGGGCGGCGGCGCTGACCACCGCGGTGCTGAGTCTCGATGCCACGGTGGTCCTGCTGACACCGGCGGTGATCGCGACGGCCCGCTCGCTGCGAATGGATCCGCGCCCCCACTCGTACGCCACGGCTCACCTGTCGAACACCGCGTCGACCCTGCTGCCCGTGTCCAACCTGACAAACCTCATCGCGTTCTCGGCGACCGGATTGACCTTCCTGCATTTCACCGCCGTGATGGCCCTGCCGTGGGCGGTGGCAATCATCGTCGAACTCATCTTGTTCCGCGTGTTCTTCCAGCGTCACCTCGGCCGGCCCGAAGCCGAGCCGGAGCCGAAACGCGATCCGCAGGCGCCGGTCGCCGCACTGTCGATCATCGCGGCCACACTCCTCGGGTTCGCGGTGTCCGGCTTCGTCGGGGTCGCACCGGCATGGGTGGCCGCGGCGGGGGCGATCGTGCTGGGCGTCGTCGCCCTGCGCGACGGCCGGACCAGCGTGAGACGGATCGTGTATTCGATCGACGTGTGGTTCTGCGCGTTCGTCCTGATCCTCGGCGTCGTCGTGGCCGGGGTCGCCAACGGTCCGATCGGCGAATGGATCGCCACGCGGCTGCCGACCGACACGTCGTTCACCGCGTTGCTCACGATGGCCGTCGTCGCCGCGGTCGCGGCGAACCTGGTGAACAACCTGCCCGCCACGCTGCTCCTGCTGGCGGCGCTCGGACCGCACCCTCCGACCGGACTCGTGCTGGCGATGCTGCTCGGTGTGAACCTCGGCCCCAACCTCACCTACGTGGGATCACTCGCGATCATGCTGTGGCGGCGCGTGGCCGCGCGAGCCGGATCTCCCGCAGATCTCCGGACGTTCACGGTTCTCGCGCTGGTGACCACGCCGTTGACCCTGCTCGCCGCGGTCGTTGCCCTCTGGGCCTGTGAGTACTTGTTAACCGCGGGCGGTTAACAAGTACTCACAGGTGGGAGGTGTCGTTCACCAGCCGGACGGACGAGCCGCCGTCGGGATAGAACTCGGCGATGCTCAGCGACGCCAGATCCAGATGCAGCCGGTACAGCAGGGAGGGTCCCGCGTCGAGCGCCAACTGCAGCAGGGTCTTGATGGGGGTCACGTGGGTGACCACGAGGATCGTGGAGCCGGCGTAGGAGGCGGTGAGGTCGTCGCGGACCTTCAGGATGCGCTCCCGCACCTCGTCGAAGCTCTCCCCCGCGGGCGGGCACACCGACGTGTCCGACAACCACTTGCGGTGCAGTTCGGGGTCGCGCTCGGCAGCTTCCCGGAACGTGAGGCCCTCCCACTCGCCGAAGTCGGTTTCGGTGAGGCCCTCGTGCACGGTGACCGGGAGTCCGAGCACCTTCGCCGCCGCCGTCGCGGTCTGCTGCGCGCGCCCCAGCGGGGACGACACCACGGCCGCGATTCCGTTGTTGCCCGCGAAGCGGACGGCCGCGCCGTTCGCCTGGGCCTGCCCGATCTCGGTGAGGGCCGGGTTCCCGCGACCCGAGTAGCGCCGGTCGACGGACAGCGGGGTCTGCCCGTGCCGGAGCAGCAGCATCCGGGTCGGGGCGCCCGTCGTGTCCATCCAGCCCGGTGCCGCGGGGGTGGTCTTCTCCGAGGGGACGGCAGCCGGTTCCGGTTCGACGTCGGCATCGCCGTCGGCGCCGTCCATGGCTTCGTTGGCGAGGCGGTCGGCGTGCGCGTTCTCCGCCCTCGGAATCCACGTGTACGTCACAGAATCGAACTGCCGGGCGAGTGTGGACGCCTGGCGCTGCAGCGGAATCATGTCCGGGTGCTTGACCTTCCAGCGCCCGGACATCTGCTCGACCACCAGTTTGGAGTCCATCCGCACGTCCACCTCGGAGGCGCCGAGTTCGGCGGCGGCGTCGAGACCGGCGATCAGGCCCCGGTACTCGGCGACGTTGTTGGTGGCGATCCCGAGGCTCTCCTTGCGCTCCGCGAGAACGGTGCCGTTGGCGGCGTCGAACACCACGGCGCCGTAGCCGGCGGGTCCGGGATTGCCGCGCGAACCACCGTCGGCCTCGACGACGACCCGACCGGCACTCACAGACCCGACTCCTTGGTGCGCACCAGGATCGCGCCGCATTCGGAGCAGCGCACGACGACGTCGGGTGCGGTGGCGGTGATCCGGGAGATCTCGCCGCGATCGAGTTCGATGCGGCATGCTCCGCAGCGCCGCGACTGCAGCAGTGCCGCTCCGACGCCGTTCTGGCTCCGCTGCTTCTCGTAGACGGCGATCAAGTCGGCGGGAAACTGGTCGGCCAGGGCCGTTCGGTCGCGGATGCAGCGCTGCTCGGCGGCGTCCAGATCCGCGACGGCGTCGTCCCGGCGGCGGCCGGCGTCGATGAGGTCTTCCTCGATCTGCGACAGCTGCGCACCGGCGTGGTCGTGGTCGGACTGCGACGCCTCGCGCCGTTCCATCACCTCGAGCAATTCGTCCTCGAGCAGTCCCTGACGGCGGACGAGGCTGCCGAGTTCGTGTTCGAGTTCGGTGAGCTGCTTCGATCCGACCGTTCCGCTCTGGAGCAGTGTGCGGTCGCGGTCCTCGCGCTGACGGACGGCGTCGACCTCACCTTCGAGTTTGCGGATGTCGCGGTCGAGATCGTCGAGGACGATTTCGACGGCCACGGCCGCGTCCTTACGGGTGACGCGCTCCGCCTCGAGCCGCTCGACTTCCTGACGCTCCGGAAGCGCGGTGCGTCGGTGGGCGATCCTCGACAGCTCCGCATCTACGCCGGCGAGGTCGAGAAGCTTGGACTGCACCTGTGGTTCGACGTTCACGCGTGGTAACTCCTGCTGTCTTCTGTGAAGGGTTCTGGTGTGCAGATTGCTTGGGTGTCAACCGTACCCCGGCGGATCACTGGTTTCGGCCGGACGGCGCTACGACGGCGACGCGCTGACCGACCACGGATCGGTTCGTACGGCCGACACCCGAACCTGCCATTCCGGTGTGCGGCCGAACGCGGCGTCGAGGACGCCCTTGGCCTGGTCACACCACGGCTGCTCGCTCGCCCAGTGCGCGACGTCGATCAGGGCCGGACCTCCGGCGCGCAGGTGCTCGTCCGCAGGGTGGTGTCGCAGATCGGCGGTGACGTAGGCGTCCACGCCGAGTCGGGAGACGGCGTCCAGGTACGAGTCGCCGGAGCCGCCGCACACCGCGACGGTGCGGATCGTCGCTTCGGGGTCGCCCGCGGCCCGCACACCCCACGTCGTGGCGGGCAGGGCGTCCGCCACCCGGTCGGTGAAGTCGCGCAGCGACAGCGGTTCGGGGAGCTCCCCGAACCGCCCGAGTCCGCGGGGTCCGGGGAACGTCGCCATCTCGAACACGTCGAACGCGACCTCCTCGTACGGGTGGGCGGCGCGCATCGCGGCGAGCACTTTCTGCCGGATGCCGCGCGGGGCGATCACCTCCACCCGGCTCTCCTCGACGCGTTCGAGCGCACCGACCGCGCCGAGGGTGGGGTTCGCGCCGTCGGTCGGGAGGAACTGGCCCTGCCCGGTGACGGACCAGCTGCAGTTGCGGTAGTTGCCGATGTGTCCGGCGCCCGCGTCGAACAGGGCGCGGCGCACCGTGTCGGCGTCGCCTGCCGGGACCAGGACGACCCACTTGTCCAGGTCCTCGGTGGGGTGTGGGTCGATCGGTCCGGTGACGGTGAGTCCGAGCGCCGCGGCCAGGGCGTCGGAGACGCCGGGGTCCGCGGAGTCGGCGTTGGTGTGCGCGGTGAACAGGGCGCATCCGGCCTTGATCAGTTTGTGGACGAGTGCGCCCTTCGGGGTGTGCGCGCCGACGGTGTCGACGCCGCGCAGCAGCAGCGGGTGGTGGACGAGGAGAAGGTCGGCGCCGGCGTCGATCGCCTCGTCGACGACTTCGGCGGTCGGATCGACCGCGATCGTCACCGTCGTCACCGTGTCGTCGGGGTCGCCGCACACGAGGCCGACGGAGTCCCACGATTCGGCGAGGGCGGGCGGGTATGCCGCATCCAGGGCCGCGATCACGTCGGCGAGACGCACCGGGTTCACACAACCTCCTTCATCGCGTCGATCAGCACATCGGTCTGCTCGGGGGGTCGGACCGCGACCCGGAGGAAGTCGGGACCGAGTCCGGGGAACGTGTCGCACCGCCGCACGGCGATGCCCCGCTCGCGTAATTGCTTCCGCACGAGTTCGCCGTCCGGCAGTCGGAGCAGCAGGAACGGTGCGACGGCGGGCTGGTGCACCGCGACGCCGATCGCGTTCAGCCGCCGGATCATGTCGTCCCGCCACGCACCCAGCACGACGGCGTGCTCCCGAGCGGCGGCGACGGCGTCCGGTTCGCTGCATGCGGCGATCGCCTCCACCTGCAGGCTTCCCAGCGGCCAGTGCGCCCGCCCCACCTGCAGGCGTTCGAGGATCTCCGGGGAGCCGAGCGCGTACCCGCACCGCAGTCCGGCCAGTGCCCACGTCTTGGTGAGGCTGCGCAGCACCAGCACGTCGGGCAGCGAACGACCGGCGAGCGACTCGACCTCGCCCGGCACCGCGTCGGCGAACGCCTCGTCGACCACGACGATCCGGCCGGGCCGGCGCAGCCGCAGAATCTCCTCCGCGGGGTGCAGCACCGAGGTGGGGTTGGTCGGGTTGCCGATCACCACCAGGTCGGCGGATTCGGGAATCGCGGCGGCATCCAGGACGTACGGGTCGTCGAGCAGCACCTGTGTGACGGGCACGTTCGCCTCCCGCAGCGCCCACTCCGGTTCCGTGAACGACGGATGGATCAGTGCTGCCTCCCGGACCCCGAGCCGCGGGAGCAGGGAGAAGCCCTCGGCCCCACCCGAGAGGAGCAGCACCTCCTCGGGCGTCCGGCCGTGCCGGGCGGCGACTGCGGTCCGGGCGGCGCGATCGGCCCCGACGGTGGGATAGGAGCCCAGGCGCGGCAACGCGTCCGCGAGACGCAGTCGCAGCCATTCCGGGGGCCCGTCGCCCTGCACGTTCACTGCGAAATCGAGGAGACCGGGCCCCGCATCCACGTCTCCGTGGTGACGCAGGCTCTCCCGGGTACCGGCACGAATGTCCACAACCGTCGAGCCTAAGGGACAATGGTCCGGTGACATCTCTCTCCACCTCCC
This genomic interval carries:
- the cobC gene encoding Rv2231c family pyridoxal phosphate-dependent protein CobC; its protein translation is MDIRAGTRESLRHHGDVDAGPGLLDFAVNVQGDGPPEWLRLRLADALPRLGSYPTVGADRAARTAVAARHGRTPEEVLLLSGGAEGFSLLPRLGVREAALIHPSFTEPEWALREANVPVTQVLLDDPYVLDAAAIPESADLVVIGNPTNPTSVLHPAEEILRLRRPGRIVVVDEAFADAVPGEVESLAGRSLPDVLVLRSLTKTWALAGLRCGYALGSPEILERLQVGRAHWPLGSLQVEAIAACSEPDAVAAAREHAVVLGAWRDDMIRRLNAIGVAVHQPAVAPFLLLRLPDGELVRKQLRERGIAVRRCDTFPGLGPDFLRVAVRPPEQTDVLIDAMKEVV